Within Salvia splendens isolate huo1 chromosome 21, SspV2, whole genome shotgun sequence, the genomic segment TCTGATATGTTTTCCATCTCCGTTGAAGAAGAGCAACAAATCACATCTCTGCGCGAGTATGTCACTCCCATTCGAGACTTTCTCGAAGTATTTCCAGACGAATCCAAGAGTTGGGATGAGCAAATGAGGGAGCTGGCCAATGCAGCAAAAGATATTCTAGAATATCTTGTTCTGGAAAAAGTTTTTTTGCCTTGCGATAATGAGTTTGAATCCATGTATACTGGAAAATACAAACTCGAGCTGGAAAATGCTATCGACGAGACTTGTTTGAAGCTGGACGAAGTGAGGGAAGAGTTTCCGAAAGATTCCTCAGACAAAGCCAAAGCTGACAGATTGAAAGACCGAATCAGGGACATAACAAATGAAGTGGGAGATATCCGAAAGCTTTACAGCTGGGAGAAAACTCACACTCGTTTTCGAGACAAGTGGAGATTTTTACCAGCAGAGCTTGCCAAATTCGAGTCCAAACTCCAGTTTATACACCACTTGAACAAGAGAAGGGATGAGATTGATTCGATCATGGAGGAGGTGAAGGCCATCAAGAATGATAGCAATGCAACCACTTCATCAACTACACCAGTTGATGATTTAGTTGGCTTCCAtcatgatgatgttgatggcTCGAAGAGCCATCAAAGTGCAAAACATGAGCTCCAGCTGGAAAAAGTTACGGAGGAGATTGCTTTGATTTCTGCAAAACTGAAGAATACAAAGGTTATTTCCAGAAGCAAAGAAGTTCAACATTCTCCAAATTATTCGACTCTCAGTCCTTCATCAACTGCTCCACCCATCCACAAAAGTTCCATGGTCGGTTTTGATGATCACATGATGAACATCAAGGACCGGCTCTGTGGAAATCCATCCAAGCTCCAGGTCATACCGGTGTGTGGTATGGGGGGCATCGGAAAAACTACCCTCGCCAGAAATGTTTATGACGATAAGCTGATTAAGGAGAATTTCACCATTCGTGTTTGGGTTACAGTATCACAGGATTACAGTGCACAGAGAATTCTTTCAAACCTTCTGGAGTCCCTTAAGGAATACAACAACCAAAGTGGAAAGAAAGAAAGCGCTGACATAAAGGTGTACCAAATTTTAATAGGCAGGAAATATTTAGTCGTGATGGATGACATCTGGAGAAGCGAGGCATGGGATATTGTTAGGAATGTGTTTCCTGATAATGGTAACGGAAGCCGTATCATGCTAACTACAAGGTTGTACGATGTGGCTTCTTATCCTGGTCCGTCAATCAAGCCTTATGAGTTGGGTTTACTGGATGAAGTTCAGAGTTGGAGCTTACTTAAGGAGAAGGTGTTTGCAAATCAAGTTTGTCCTTCCGATTTGGAGAATATTGGGAAGGATATTGCAAGAAGCTGCAAAGGGTTGCCCCTCGCAATCGTAGTGATTGCAGGACTTTTATCTACAGTCACTAAGAATCCAGCTTCGTGGATGGAGATTGCGGAAATGGTGAAGTCTGCAAAAACAGCAGAGCAAGAGCATATTGAAGATATACTATCTTTGAGCTATGTGGAATTACCTCAGTTATTGAGGCCATGTTTCTTGTACATGGGTTCATTTCCTGAAGATCAAGAGATATATACCTCGAAACTCATTAGATTATGGATAGGTGAGGGCTTTCTCAAATTTCCGATCAACACCAAGAGTTTTGAAGAAGTGGCTGAAGAGTGTTTAGAGGAACTTGTGAAGAGAAACCTTGTTTTTGtaacaaaaaggaaatgtgatgGGAGAGTTAAAAGTTGCAGCCTCCATGATTTGATACGGGAGCTGTGTATAAGGAAAGCTCATGAAAGTAagttttttctgaatttgatgGATGAGGATGCTGAAAAGGAGAAGTTTATGGATAGCATAAAAAATCAGCGTCAGGTAAGTACTTATAATCTAAGTTTCTTTTCTAGCTATGGTGGATCGACTATCCATTCCATTAAATGCTTCAAGTATCATATAGTAGAACTGGACTTTGTCGAAGGAGTTAGATTGGTTAGGGTGTTGGATGCTGAAGCTGCTGATGTGGAGTACTTGCCATCTCAATTATTTGAGCTATTTCATTTGAGATACCTTGCTGTTAGATATAGTCATAGTATCCCTAGAATCTTATCAAACCTTCAAAATCTGCAAACCTTAATCATTCGTGCAGAGAAGAGAGACAAGTTTGGAGTTGCAGTATCTTGTGGGATGTTGGTGCCATGGTGCATGCAACAACTACGACATGTTTACTTTCAGGGGGAGATTTACTTTGATGATCCCAAAGAAACAACCTGTTCACTAGAAAATTTGCGCACGGTTTCGTTTGTTAACAGTACATGTTGTAGCGAGCAGATCCTGAAAAAGATCCCAAACCTTAAAAAGCTGAAGATTGATTGTTCTCGGGGTCGAGATGCAGGTTGCCTGAATGATCTGGTACATCTGCATCGACTTGAGTGTTTGGAAGTATATGCTGGTCGTTGGGTTGGATCTTGGCCCAAGAGCTACAATATTACTTTTCCGGAGATGCTCAAAAAGTTGACTCTGAGGGATTTAAAACATTCTTGGAATGACATGATTGTTGTTGGTTCATTGCCAAATCTTCAAGTGCTTAAGCTGAATGATTGCGCTTGCAGTGGTGGCACATGGGAAACAACTGAAGGTACATTTCCAGTGTTGGAAGTTCTTCTAGTTGAACGCTCAGGGTTCAAGAACTGGAAAACTGAATGTGGCCATTTCCCCATGCTCAAACGCCTGCTACTTCATTCTTGTTGGGATCTCAACGAGATTCCAACAGATATTGGAGATATTCCAACTCTTCAACTGATTGAGGTTAAGGGTAGTGTGAAGAAGTCTTTATTGGAGTCAGTTGAACAGATAAGAGAGGAACAAGAAGAAATGGGAAACAACACCCTTCAAGTTGTCTGCATTGCTAAGTCGTCTACACATTGAAGTTATTATTCCAATGAGGTATTTTTCGATCCCTTTTATAGTTAAGTTATATATCATGACATTATCGGAGCATTTGTTTTTCTAAGGCATGTGCTTGAAATTTACATGTAGACCTTGTCTTATAGCCCCTTGTCAGGAGActatgatgaggaggaggatgacTATGGCGACGGTGATGGACCTTCCTCATGATTAAAATTCAAATGGGTCAGAGGATGGAAATGTGTCAAGTGTGTTAAAGCTTTATCCAAGAGACTTTACTGAAGAGGTTTTCTAAGATTATGTGTTATGGAACTTGTTTCAATTTGTTTAATCGTTCTGTGATTGAATGTTAATATGGTGTGTTATATTAATATGTTCTTATTATTGTTTAGAAGTACCATACTACATCCTTTCCTCGAAGAGTGTTAGCATAGTGTACTTTCTAATGCTACTTTTCCAAAACATCATAAAACTAATCTCATTTTACATGAAAACACTAAATAGACCCATAGTCAGGAAAGATAGTATTTATGTTGCaatatcattctatgaaatagTAAGTTACTACTATATTAAATTCGTGGAGCAGAAATCATTTGTGGTTTTAGGTTCATAGGATATTACGAAGTTCTAACCTGGGGAGGAGTGAGCTCATATCAATCCCCAAACATTCATGTTCCTCCTCTGTGTCCTTTAACTCAATGCAATTCCTCCAACACCTACTGGGTACACGGAATCCAAGCCAAGTTGCTCTAGTGGCAACCAGCGCTGGATATCCGTGTCCCTTTCCCAGGTGGTCGCCGCTGGATATCCGTGTCCCTTTCCCAGGTGGTCGCGTGTTCGACCCCTGGTAGACGCAAACAATTTCACCCTTCctccttatataggagttaaaaaaaaaaaaaaaaaaaaaaaaaaacacctaCTGGGTACACGGAGCCTCAACTCCTTATCTGGCATTTTCTCGAACACCTGGCGTCAATTGAATTCGTATCACAAACTAGGCTATAGGTTAATACACCACATTCAAATGTTTGAAAtacatgatgatgatgatgatgatgatgatgatgatagagCATTACCACACAAATAACGACCGTTGAATGAAATATATAGATTGACGCCAGCGAAAATACCTCTTCCTTCAACTGTATGCCTTGATTATCTGAACAGTTGTATATTTGATCAAGTAGATCATCAAAAACAGAAATTCAAAACTGTATAGCACTAATCTGACTTCAGAACTCACAGGAACTCTTTAAGTGATCTCTTAATCCAATTTACAAAGAATATAAGATAACTACTATTAATGGAAGCTAAGCTATATACTTTGCTGCTAATTCAGTTCCTAACCGATGGTAACTAACTTACTGACATGGCTGAGGTGAGCTGGCGTGCCAGAGATAACTCGTTTCTGAAAACGCTTCTTCCCTCATATTTTCCTTCGCGATTCTTCCTTAATTGTAagtactaagagcatccacaatagcggactagCGACCGGCGAGCCGCTAGTCCACTATTGCGACCGGCTAGCGGCTGACGGCCGACCTCTCGTCCATCGCATATGGCGCTAGTCCGCTATTGTGGCTCTCGATGGACGAGTGCACGGGCTagcgattttttgatttttttaattaatattaaattgtTGCATTTCCCACGTATTCatatcgaaattttaattccgtatttgtgattttgtttgttgggatgtcctagtgctaaTCCActactgtgcagtgggatgtcctagtgacgtggtaATGCAGTGGctagtcctagtgacgtggcatgaggtgtttttagCTAGTCCGGCCGCTAGTCCGTTCtatcgtggatgctctaatgtgaTCTCTGAAATGTTATTAacatttagaaaaaaattatcataaaaatcctaaatttttattaattttagttactttcattttttgaaattaaaatataaattaactaATACTCCTAGTTGATTGTGTTATACCCCTCGGTTCTCAACTAATAatctctattttttattttgatctattcatcaaaattaatcacttttaatttttaggagtttttCTCTTTATGAAGGCAGCCTCATTCGCCACTGACTacttgatgtgaatcaaattgtacattctTATtaccctaactttacatgatttatatagtttgatgcttgcaaaaggaTGTTTTGTAgtgtaggaagaggaataaatggtgaaacaaagaaggaagctcggatggtgaaaatCTACGTAGGAAGCTAtaaaaattggccacccggccgggcgattttcATGCCAAataatccacccggccgggtgatttccGGAAGGCAGCGAGAGGACAGAtttatcgcccggtcgggcgattttcatGGCTcggaacgcccggtcgggcgtttcacCGCGATAGCCCAGaagcctttcgcccggtcgggcgtttctcTCTTTTAAATTCACCCGGTCGGACGTTTTAGTCGTACAACTGCTATTTGGTGGTTAATTCAGCAATTGAAGGGATTAAAGAGGACGAAATCAGAAGGGGGCACGACAGGGGGGGACGATTTTAGAcgggaaaaaaagagaaaagtgagaaagagaggaggaagaagaaaaggaagaagtTCCGGCCAACATTCCGACGATCCGTCTCCAAATCCCcattccactcaacgagagcatgCTTTCTATGGTTTTTATTGTTAATATCACCATGGTTTTAGGCTAAGCTCtttatgttgctccaagttgtaatctaggatTTGTATGGATGTTTTTACACCATTGAACTCATGTGTTTGTTTCCAACAATGTGCTTAATattattcactatgttttttggctaataatgtagtgTAGTTTTGTCCtttgctattgtctctttaacatagtttaggattgattgattgttggattgctattgaattagaattgttcaaaagataatttgatagtggattaagtaTGTGATTATAGTAGATGCTTATTTCTCTAGCGCTTCCGTAGGAGTTTATAAACATTGAAGATTAGTttatggaacaagtgttcagctgactatgaactatacgtcgcaaacatgttcagtgcaagcgattaggttgattaattaatcccaaatatgtGCTTTTGATATAGGTGTAGAACCATACAAACctagtgagcaacttggagtggcATATCTTTCCCATTTGAATAGTCTTTCTTTAGTTAATTAGTAGCTCTGTTTTGTCTTTAGCTTTTGAAAATCAAACCTTCAAAACAAATCATCTTTTTGTACGTCTTTCCTTTGTTTTAGAGTTAAGTAATCAATTCcatccctgtggatcgacactcgaagtattTCAATCGACaatgtattcttgcagtattgctgtaatattagagctaattaattaaacttgattGATCTTGCATATAATGTTTAATctctaaaattacacatcactACTCTAATCATTTTTTTCGGTATTTATtgtactttactaattttaataCACTAACTActctaataatttttttctatatttattgtactttataattttgtattaaaattcatgttatcTCTAAAGTTTTTATTATTAAGAGATGGAGAAAGTATTGGAgtattttccattttaattattataagaCCATggaattttttaaaagttatttataatttatattcaaCTTTAAAAAGTTAATCCCtttgtcccttaaaaatagaaacttttaaaaacacacaagttttaatgcaaaattgataaagtaagaaagagaaagaaaaaagtgtgTTAGTGAAAAATAGAATCatctactataattattttttgatgGACGAGATAGCACTACCTCGtcttttagaaaataaaattatttaaaataacacaaattttaatatataattggtaaagtaaaatacatatattattaaaatgtaattgaagtattgttaatcGAGAATGAATCACattttattagagagaaaatttaaaattaatttttttaattttattggatgaatcaaaatagaaataattctatttttaaaatattggcAATGAAGAATAAATCTAATTTtattagtgaatttttttttctaaaatagaatttttgtaattttaatggACAAaccaattataaaattaatatttattttttaaagatgttgataatatttattgaatgaAAGAGAAATCAGTTTTTGTCGGCCACTTGATCATATAATTGAAGACATATATCATTGTTCTCTTCTTTATATAGATGGGCCCCCATAAAAGGATCTTCAATCTAAAAGGCCGAAAGTTGGCAGAGATATGGGCTGTCACCAAATTAATGGGCCCACCATACCAATGCTAGGAAACAATCTACTTTGGTGAGTCACTAATATTATATAGTGCCATCCTATTTGGAATATACTATTAGTGACCATTTTAAATTATGGACAATGAAAAAAGTTGTAACATTACATTATTGCCTGTTGTAAGCTCTACTACGCTCTTTCACCTTTGGCATAGACGCATAGTGGATTCTGCACTATGCAAGATTTCTTTATTCATCCAAAGTTGAGCACCCCTTTTACATAGAAATCATACCACTTTCATAAAAAGATGTTCTTTCTTTCTTAGCTTTTGATCAAGCACATGCTAATCTTTCTTCATCTGATACTCACAATAGGCTAAAAACAGAAGAAAATTTTTGCTCATCAGCATAGCCAGAGATGGCTTATGCTGCTCTTGTCTCTCTTGAAAACACCATATATCGATTCCTGAATCATAATCTATTCTCCATCTCTGTTgaagaaaaacaacaaattacaTCTCTGCTCCAGTATGTTACTCCCATTCGGGACCTTCTCGAAGTATTTCCAGACGAATCCAAGAGCTGGGACGGGCAAATGAGGGAGCTGGCTGATGCAGCAGAAGATATTCTAGAATATCTTGTGTTGGAAAAGGTTTTTTTGCCTAGTAAAGAGGAGTCTGAATCCCATCCAAGTGGAAACCACAGACTCGACCTGAAAAAAGTAGTCAATGAGGCTTATTCGAAGCTGGAGACAGTGGCCGAGATCGTGGAAGAATTCCCAGATGATGCTAAAGCTAACAGTTTAAAAGGACGAATCGGGGAGATAGAAATTGAACTGAAAGATATCTACGACTTTTACAAATGGGAGAAAACTCATCGTCATTTTAGAGAAAAGTGGAGATTGTTACCAGCAGAGTTGGCCAAGTTGAACTCTAAAATCCAGGTTATACACCACTTGAACAAGACAAGAAATGATATTGATTCGATCATGGAGGAAGTGATGTCCATCAAGAATGCTAGCAATGAAGAAACTTCATCTTCTACACTTGCACCAGTTGATGATATTGTTGGCTTCCTTCTAGATGAGGCTGATGCGTCTAAATGCCATCGAAGTGCAATGCATGAGCTCCAGCTGGAAAAAGTTACGGACGAGATTGCTTTGATTGCTGAAAAAGTGAAGAACATAAAGGTTAGTTCCAGCAACAAAGAAGTTCAACGAGGTGCTGATTCTTCTTCTCTAGAAGCTTCAGATTCATTGACCCTCAGTTCTTCATCAACTACTCCACCCATCCACAAAAATTCCATGGTTGGATTTGAAGATCACGTGATGAACATCAAGGACCGGCTCTGTGGAAATCCATCCATGCTCCAGGTCATACCGGTATGTGGTATGGGGGGCATCGGAAAAACTACCCTCGCCAGAAATGTTTATGACGATAAGCTGATTAAGGAGAATTTCGCCATTCGTGTTTGGGTTACAGTATCACAGGATTACAGTGCACAGAGAATTCTTTCAGACCTTCTGGAGTCCCTTAAGGAATACAACAACCAAAGTGGAAAGAAAGAAAGAGCTGACATAAAGGTGTACCAAATTTTAATAGGCAGGAAATATTTAGTCGTGATGGATGACATCTGGAGAAGCGAGGCATGGGATATTGTTAGGAATGTGTTTCCTGATAATGGTAACGGAAGCCGTATCATGCTAACTACAAGGTTGTACGATGTGGCTTCTTATCCTGGTCCGTCAATCAAGCCTTATGAGTTGGGTTTACTGGATGAAGTTCAGAGTTGGAGCTTACTTAAGGAGAAGGTGTTCGCAGATCAAGATTGTCCTTCCGATTTGGAGAATATTGGGAAGGATATTGCAAGAAGCTGCAAAGGGTTGCCCCTCGCTATCGTAGTGATTGCAGGACTTTTATCTACAGTCACTAAGAATCCAGCTTCGTGGCTGGAGATTGCAGAAATGGTGAAGTCTGCAAAAACAGCAGAGCAAGGGCATATTGAAGAGATACTATCTTTGAGCTATGTGGAATTACCTCAATTATTGAGGCCATGTTTCTTGTACATGGGTTCATTTCCTGAAGATCAAGAGATATATACCTCGAAACTCATTAGATTATGGATAGGTGAGGGCTTTCTCAAATTTCCGATCAACACCAAGAGCTTTGAAGAAGTGGCTGAAGAGTGTTTAGAGGAACTTGTGAAGAGAAACCTTGTTTTTGTAACAAAAAGGAAATCTGATGGGAGAGTTAAAAGTTGCAGCCTCCATGATCTGATACGGGAGCTGTGCATAAGGAAAGCTCATGAAAGTAagttttttctgaatttgatgGATGAGGATGCTGAAAAGGAGAATTTTATGGATAGCATAAAAAATCAGCGTCGGGTAAGTACCTCTAAACTAAGTTTCTTTTCTAGCTATGGTGGATCGACTATCCATTCCATTAAATGCTTCAAGTATCATATAGTAGAACTGGACTTTGTCGAAGGAGTTAGATTGGTTAGGGTGTTGGATGCTGAAGCTGCTGATGTGGAGTACTTGCCATCTCAATTATTTGAGCTATTTCATTTGAGATACCTTGCTGTTAGATATAGTCATAGTATCCCTAGAATCTTATCAAACCTTCAAAATCTGCAAACCTTAATCATTCGTGCAGAGAAGAGAGACAAGTTAGGAGTTGGAGTAGCTTGTGGGATGTTGGTGCCATGGGGCATGCAACAACTAAGACATGTTTACTTTCAGGGGGAGATTTACTTTGATGATCCTGAAGAAACAACTTGTCCACTGGAAAATTTGCAAACGGTTTCGTATGTTAACAGTACATGTTGTAGCGAGCAGATCCTGAAAAAGATCCCAAACCTTAAAAAACTGATGATTGATTGTTCTCAGGGTCGAGATGCAGGTCGCCTGAATGATCTGGTACATCTGCATCGACTTGAGTGTTTGGAAGTATATGCTGGTTGTTGGGTTGAATCTCGGCCCAATAGCTACAATATTACTTTTCCGGAGATGCTCAAAAAGTTGACTCTGAGGGATTTGAATCTTACTCAAAACAACATGATTATTGTTGGTTCCTTGCCAAATCTTCAAGTGCTTAAACTGAAAGGTTGCACTTGGAGTGGTGGAACATGGGAAACAACTGAAGGAACATTTCCAGCTTTGGAAGTTCTTCTGGTTGGACAGTCCGGGTTTAAGAACTGGAAAACTGAATGTGGCCATTTCCCCATGCTCAAACGCCTGCTACTTCATTCTTGTTGGGATCTCAACGAGATTCCAACTGATATTGGAGAAATTTCAAGTCTTCAACTGATTGAGGTTAAGGGTAATGTGAAGAAATCTTTATTGGAGTCAGTTGAACTGATAAGAGAGGAACAGGAAGAAATGGGAAATGACACCCTTCAAGTTGTCTGCATTCCTAAGTCGTCTTGACAACGAAGTTATTATTCATATGAGGTATTTTTGGATCCCTTTTTACAGTTTACTTATATATGACATTATCGGAGCATTTGTTTTTCTAAGGCGTGTGCTTGAAATTCACATGTAGACCTTGTTTTTCAGCCACTTTTCAGGAGTTTTGATGATGAAGGCGTctatgatgatgaagatgactaTGACGAGGATGATGTACCACCCTCATGGTTCAAATTCAAATGGGTCAGAGGATGGAaatgtgttaagtgtgtgttAAAGCTTTATCAGTGAGACTTTACTGAAGAGGTTTTCTAAGACTGTGTGTTATGGAACTTGTTTCAATTTGTTTAATCGTTCTGTACTTGAATGTTAATATGGTGTGTTATATGAATATGTTCTATTATTGTGTGGAAGTACCATACTACATCCTTTCCTAGTGAGCTTTCTAATGCTAATATTTGTATGAAGCTATGAATGAATGTTGACATTTCCAAATCATCAAAAGAGTAATCTCATTGTACAAGAAACCAAACACTAAATAGAACCATAGTCAGGAAACATAGTATATACGTTGTAATCTCATTCTATTCAAATATGTTGCACAGAAATCATTTGTGGTTTTAGGTTTATAGAATATTACGAAGATCTAACCTGGGGAGGAGTGAGCTAATTTCAATCCCCAAACATTCATGTTCCTCCTCTCTGTCCTTTGACTTGGTGGCAATTCCTCGAACACCTGCTGGGCACTTATTTTTCTGGCATTTTCTCGAACACCTGACCACAGTAGAATTCGTTTCACAAATCATAAAGAATTTGTATCACAAGAATGGTGATTGAATCCACCTCAATTTAACTACTGGAAATACGTCACAGAGCATTACAACACAAATAACATTTTGATTTATCTGAAGATTGAAAAAAAGTAGAAGAATCATGAATCTTGCTTTAATAAACATCACCAAGTAACGATCCTTGAGTGATACAAAAATGATTAGATTGATGCGAGTGGAAATACCTCTTCCTTCTAAGTCTCTTCAACAAAAATCTACTCCATTCGTTCCAATCTAATTAAGACATTTTATTTTGTAGTGAACTGATGTCTATGAATcaagtaaaaataatactaaaataaaaaagacaataGAATGgataaaaatgattaaaaatatgatttttttctAAAGACATCATAAAAATTGCTCATTTAACTTTAGTTAAAACAATCTACTGAAAGCATCACATGGGAAGAATGAATGTAGTTGccacaaacaaataaatcagacagAGAGAGAACAGATTGATTAAGCCTGAGCTCCTGCAGTCCAGAATTCTCATCCGTTCTTGAATATGTTCCTGAAAACTATAAGGTTTAGAAATCGGATTTCATCACCTCCGAAGTCTTACGGTTACATCACCAAATGGATCCCTCTCTTCCCGTTGATGCAGTCTCTTGTTTTAAGGACCTGC encodes:
- the LOC121784443 gene encoding putative late blight resistance protein homolog R1A-10; protein product: MAYAALVSLENTILRFLNSDMFSISVEEEQQITSLREYVTPIRDFLEVFPDESKSWDEQMRELANAAKDILEYLVLEKVFLPCDNEFESMYTGKYKLELENAIDETCLKLDEVREEFPKDSSDKAKADRLKDRIRDITNEVGDIRKLYSWEKTHTRFRDKWRFLPAELAKFESKLQFIHHLNKRRDEIDSIMEEVKAIKNDSNATTSSTTPVDDLVGFHHDDVDGSKSHQSAKHELQLEKVTEEIALISAKLKNTKVISRSKEVQHSPNYSTLSPSSTAPPIHKSSMVGFDDHMMNIKDRLCGNPSKLQVIPVCGMGGIGKTTLARNVYDDKLIKENFTIRVWVTVSQDYSAQRILSNLLESLKEYNNQSGKKESADIKVYQILIGRKYLVVMDDIWRSEAWDIVRNVFPDNGNGSRIMLTTRLYDVASYPGPSIKPYELGLLDEVQSWSLLKEKVFANQVCPSDLENIGKDIARSCKGLPLAIVVIAGLLSTVTKNPASWMEIAEMVKSAKTAEQEHIEDILSLSYVELPQLLRPCFLYMGSFPEDQEIYTSKLIRLWIGEGFLKFPINTKSFEEVAEECLEELVKRNLVFVTKRKCDGRVKSCSLHDLIRELCIRKAHESKFFLNLMDEDAEKEKFMDSIKNQRQVSTYNLSFFSSYGGSTIHSIKCFKYHIVELDFVEGVRLVRVLDAEAADVEYLPSQLFELFHLRYLAVRYSHSIPRILSNLQNLQTLIIRAEKRDKFGVAVSCGMLVPWCMQQLRHVYFQGEIYFDDPKETTCSLENLRTVSFVNSTCCSEQILKKIPNLKKLKIDCSRGRDAGCLNDLVHLHRLECLEVYAGRWVGSWPKSYNITFPEMLKKLTLRDLKHSWNDMIVVGSLPNLQVLKLNDCACSGGTWETTEGTFPVLEVLLVERSGFKNWKTECGHFPMLKRLLLHSCWDLNEIPTDIGDIPTLQLIEVKGSVKKSLLESVEQIREEQEEMGNNTLQVVCIAKSSTH
- the LOC121784713 gene encoding putative late blight resistance protein homolog R1A-3, coding for MAYAALVSLENTIYRFLNHNLFSISVEEKQQITSLLQYVTPIRDLLEVFPDESKSWDGQMRELADAAEDILEYLVLEKVFLPSKEESESHPSGNHRLDLKKVVNEAYSKLETVAEIVEEFPDDAKANSLKGRIGEIEIELKDIYDFYKWEKTHRHFREKWRLLPAELAKLNSKIQVIHHLNKTRNDIDSIMEEVMSIKNASNEETSSSTLAPVDDIVGFLLDEADASKCHRSAMHELQLEKVTDEIALIAEKVKNIKVSSSNKEVQRGADSSSLEASDSLTLSSSSTTPPIHKNSMVGFEDHVMNIKDRLCGNPSMLQVIPVCGMGGIGKTTLARNVYDDKLIKENFAIRVWVTVSQDYSAQRILSDLLESLKEYNNQSGKKERADIKVYQILIGRKYLVVMDDIWRSEAWDIVRNVFPDNGNGSRIMLTTRLYDVASYPGPSIKPYELGLLDEVQSWSLLKEKVFADQDCPSDLENIGKDIARSCKGLPLAIVVIAGLLSTVTKNPASWLEIAEMVKSAKTAEQGHIEEILSLSYVELPQLLRPCFLYMGSFPEDQEIYTSKLIRLWIGEGFLKFPINTKSFEEVAEECLEELVKRNLVFVTKRKSDGRVKSCSLHDLIRELCIRKAHESKFFLNLMDEDAEKENFMDSIKNQRRVSTSKLSFFSSYGGSTIHSIKCFKYHIVELDFVEGVRLVRVLDAEAADVEYLPSQLFELFHLRYLAVRYSHSIPRILSNLQNLQTLIIRAEKRDKLGVGVACGMLVPWGMQQLRHVYFQGEIYFDDPEETTCPLENLQTVSYVNSTCCSEQILKKIPNLKKLMIDCSQGRDAGRLNDLVHLHRLECLEVYAGCWVESRPNSYNITFPEMLKKLTLRDLNLTQNNMIIVGSLPNLQVLKLKGCTWSGGTWETTEGTFPALEVLLVGQSGFKNWKTECGHFPMLKRLLLHSCWDLNEIPTDIGEISSLQLIEVKGNVKKSLLESVELIREEQEEMGNDTLQVVCIPKSS